A window of the Bacteroidota bacterium genome harbors these coding sequences:
- a CDS encoding caspase family protein, with protein MKNIISIILIFISIQINAQQVEIAPQIGHSTGIVMLEFSSDGKFIASVGENNKIIIWDVRLGKQISSIYYEESNYISRIYFDENNENLIGANYGEKKFMYNISSSKTTKISGNVSSKEPDLTDDISINSFILSREKKYKKISNNIEYKFKCFAVSEKNDLLVAGNEDTKVYVYKYSNGNKLALLHKHIADVNDVCFSKDQSMFATASDDRSILIWDSKDLSMIKRLYPRSFRAYSVDFYGDYRIAFGDEIGRIKIVDMYQGKFKIETFKPHDKKINDIEFSHNGKYVLTGGSDLKACITDIEKDEIIHTIPYHSGFKVWLDKNNPLSIYDQLFRIKTRESFTYDVNSVSFNDSDNLVAFGGTSYGKYLQDRIIVYDIETSKMKSKKLWNTGKAKIEYVQFITNDKMITRKDNNDFYKWKLGLMSTPVCESRETLNLYNLKRFDNDLGITYDFKSYAQYKGGISTIEKVNFKNDIVATAIGNDVEISNVNGYPNNVNTVLKGHTSFITDLDFNFSKNIIATTSYDASVKLWNIESGKLLATLYLVDNEKIVVMTPDNYYLAPNDALSGIGFKYGKQFFPPDQFDLKYNRPDIVLDRLGIVSDDLIKMYHKAYQKRLKKMGFTEDMLSDDFHLPTIEILNKNKISSETENNKVVLEISAEDTKYKLDRIKVWINNVAIYGHRGINLRMHDSKKFKLTIKTELTKGKNNIQISVLNQKGAESLKKSVEVFYKAPESKPNLYIVSIGTSKFIDSEFNLNFAAKDAKDLVSIYQTKNKLYENIYVKVLTNDQVTEANIKKTREFLEQAGRDDIVLLFIAGHGVLDENLDYFFATHDMDFENPKGKGIVYEDIEALLDGLKALKKIFFMDTCHSGELDKDEVERTSSSQSESGKITFRSAGVGVRQKEGVGLNNTSELMKEMFSDLRRGTGATVISSAGGAEYAMESRDWNNGLFTYCLLHGLKDEAADLNSDGTIMLSELQRYVQKQVSELSGGKQVPTSRIENLSMDFRVW; from the coding sequence ATGAAAAATATAATATCAATAATATTAATTTTTATTTCAATACAAATAAATGCACAACAAGTAGAGATTGCACCACAAATCGGTCATTCTACAGGAATTGTAATGTTGGAATTTAGTTCTGACGGAAAATTTATTGCAAGTGTAGGGGAAAATAACAAAATAATAATTTGGGATGTAAGGCTTGGCAAACAAATATCTTCTATTTATTACGAAGAAAGTAATTATATAAGCCGAATTTATTTTGATGAAAATAATGAAAATTTAATTGGAGCAAACTATGGGGAAAAGAAATTTATGTACAATATCAGCTCCTCAAAAACAACAAAGATTAGTGGTAATGTATCTTCAAAAGAGCCTGATTTGACTGATGATATTTCTATTAATTCTTTTATTTTAAGTAGGGAAAAGAAGTATAAAAAAATAAGTAACAATATTGAATACAAATTTAAATGCTTCGCTGTTTCGGAAAAAAATGACTTGCTTGTAGCAGGAAATGAGGATACAAAAGTTTATGTTTATAAATATTCAAATGGAAATAAATTAGCTTTACTACATAAACATATTGCAGATGTAAATGATGTATGTTTTAGCAAAGACCAAAGTATGTTTGCTACTGCAAGTGATGACAGGTCAATTTTAATTTGGGATTCAAAAGACTTATCAATGATAAAAAGGCTTTATCCACGATCTTTTAGGGCTTATAGTGTTGATTTTTATGGTGATTACAGAATTGCTTTTGGAGATGAAATAGGAAGAATTAAAATTGTGGATATGTATCAGGGTAAATTTAAAATTGAAACATTTAAACCTCATGATAAAAAAATAAATGATATTGAATTTTCACATAATGGGAAATATGTGTTAACAGGTGGTTCCGACTTAAAAGCCTGTATTACCGATATTGAAAAAGACGAAATAATTCATACAATTCCTTACCATTCAGGTTTTAAAGTCTGGTTGGACAAAAACAATCCTCTCAGTATTTATGATCAACTTTTTAGGATTAAAACAAGAGAAAGTTTTACCTATGATGTTAATTCTGTTTCTTTTAATGATTCGGATAACTTAGTTGCTTTTGGTGGAACATCTTATGGAAAATATTTGCAGGATAGAATTATTGTTTATGACATTGAAACATCCAAAATGAAGTCAAAAAAACTTTGGAATACCGGAAAAGCAAAAATAGAGTATGTGCAATTTATCACCAATGATAAAATGATTACACGAAAAGATAACAATGATTTTTATAAATGGAAATTAGGACTTATGTCAACTCCTGTTTGTGAATCAAGAGAGACGTTAAACTTATATAATTTGAAAAGATTTGATAATGACTTGGGAATTACTTATGATTTTAAAAGTTATGCACAATATAAAGGTGGAATTTCAACAATTGAGAAAGTTAATTTTAAAAATGATATTGTTGCAACAGCAATTGGAAATGATGTGGAAATAAGCAATGTAAACGGTTACCCGAATAATGTAAATACTGTATTAAAAGGACACACAAGCTTTATTACAGATTTGGATTTTAATTTTAGTAAAAATATAATTGCAACTACAAGTTATGATGCATCAGTAAAATTATGGAATATTGAATCGGGTAAATTACTTGCAACCTTGTATTTGGTTGATAATGAAAAAATTGTTGTTATGACTCCCGATAATTATTATTTAGCACCAAATGATGCATTAAGTGGTATAGGTTTTAAATATGGAAAGCAGTTTTTTCCTCCCGATCAATTTGATTTAAAATATAATCGTCCCGACATTGTGCTTGACAGACTTGGAATTGTGTCTGATGATCTTATAAAAATGTATCATAAAGCATATCAAAAGCGTCTAAAGAAAATGGGATTTACAGAGGATATGCTTAGTGATGATTTTCATTTGCCAACAATAGAAATATTAAATAAAAATAAAATATCTTCAGAAACTGAGAATAATAAAGTAGTATTGGAAATATCAGCTGAAGATACAAAATACAAACTTGACAGGATAAAAGTTTGGATAAATAATGTTGCAATTTACGGACATAGGGGAATAAATTTGCGAATGCATGATTCTAAAAAGTTTAAATTAACAATTAAAACAGAACTTACAAAAGGTAAAAATAATATTCAAATTTCGGTATTGAATCAAAAAGGAGCAGAGTCATTAAAGAAAAGCGTTGAAGTATTTTATAAAGCTCCCGAATCAAAACCTAATTTATATATTGTTTCAATTGGAACATCAAAATTTATAGATAGTGAGTTTAATTTAAATTTTGCAGCAAAAGATGCAAAAGATTTAGTTTCTATTTATCAGACAAAGAATAAGTTGTATGAAAATATTTATGTAAAAGTATTAACAAATGATCAGGTAACGGAAGCAAACATAAAAAAGACAAGGGAATTTTTGGAGCAAGCAGGAAGAGATGATATTGTGTTGCTTTTTATTGCAGGGCATGGAGTATTGGATGAAAATCTTGATTATTTTTTCGCAACACATGATATGGATTTTGAAAATCCCAAAGGCAAAGGAATTGTTTATGAAGATATTGAAGCCCTTTTGGATGGTTTGAAAGCATTGAAAAAAATATTTTTTATGGATACCTGTCATTCGGGTGAGTTAGATAAAGATGAAGTTGAACGTACTTCTTCTTCTCAGTCAGAAAGTGGAAAAATAACTTTTAGAAGTGCAGGAGTGGGAGTAAGGCAAAAAGAAGGAGTTGGATTAAACAATACTTCTGAACTTATGAAAGAAATGTTTTCTGATTTGAGGCGTGGCACTGGAGCAACTGTAATTTCAAGTGCAGGAGGTGCTGAGTACGCTATGGAAAGCAGGGATTGGAATAATGGCTTATTTACTTATTGTTTACTACATGGCTTAAAAGACGAAGCGGCTGACCTTAACAGTGATGGAACAATAATGCTTTCCGAACTTCAAAGATATGTGCAAAAGCAAGTAAGCGAACTTTCAGGCGGTAAGCAAGTACCTACTTCAAGAATTGAAAATTTAAGTATGGATTTTAGGGTTTGGTAA